In the genome of Maniola jurtina chromosome 3, ilManJurt1.1, whole genome shotgun sequence, one region contains:
- the LOC123880818 gene encoding probable nuclear transport factor 2 isoform X1 → MALNPQYDAIGKGFVQQYYILFDDPAQRANLANMYNVETSFMTFEGVQLQGAVKIMEKLNSLTFQKIGRLITSVDSQPMFDGGVLINVLGRLQCDDDPPHPYIQTFVLKPLGDSFFVQHDIFRLGIHDVA, encoded by the exons ATGGCGCTAAACCCACAGTACGATGCAATTGGAAAGGGTTTCGTACAGCAATACTACATACTGTTTGATGATCCGGCACAGCGAGCGAATCTGGCTAATATGTACAAT GTTGAAACTTCATTTATGACTTTTGAGGGTGTCCAACTACAAGGTGCTGTTAAAATAATGGAAAAACTCAAT AGTCTGACATTTCAAAAGATTGGTAGGCTAATAACTTCAGTCGATTCACAACCCATGTTCGATGGTGGAGTTCTAATCAATGTGCTTGGTAGACTGCAG TGTGACGATGACCCTCCACACCCGTACATACAGACATTCGTATTGAAACCACTCGGAGATTCTTTCTTTGTTCAGCACGACATATTCCGCCTCGGTATCCACGACGTCGcttaa
- the LOC123880818 gene encoding probable nuclear transport factor 2 isoform X2, with the protein MALNPQYDAIGKGFVQQYYILFDDPAQRANLANMYNVETSFMTFEGVQLQGAVKIMEKLNSLTFQKIGRLITSVDSQPMFDGGVLINVLGRLQTDEDQPHAYFQTFVLKPIGTSFYVEHDMFRLALHDV; encoded by the exons ATGGCGCTAAACCCACAGTACGATGCAATTGGAAAGGGTTTCGTACAGCAATACTACATACTGTTTGATGATCCGGCACAGCGAGCGAATCTGGCTAATATGTACAAT GTTGAAACTTCATTTATGACTTTTGAGGGTGTCCAACTACAAGGTGCTGTTAAAATAATGGAAAAACTCAAT AGTCTGACATTTCAAAAGATTGGTAGGCTAATAACTTCAGTCGATTCACAACCCATGTTCGATGGTGGAGTTCTAATCAATGTGCTTGGTAGACTGCAG ACAGACGAAGACCAGCCACATGCATACTTTCAAACTTTTGTATTGAAGCCTATAGGAACTTCGTTCTATGTTGAACATGACATGTTCAGGCTGGCACTACATGATGTTTAA